One window of the Parasphingopyxis algicola genome contains the following:
- a CDS encoding thiolase family protein encodes MRDVYIIGAGIHPFGRTEGRSGRDQGVFAVRQALADTGLDWADIECAYGGSSAAGSADIMVNELGLTGLPFINVANGCATGGSALAAARNAVAAGEYDIALAVGFDKHERGAFNAKPKEWGLPGWYGQTGMMLTTQFFALKLQRYMQLHGISRETLGRVAEKSFRNGEKTDHAWRRSPIDLETILHAPVVNDPLTKYMFCSPAEGGVALIVASEKKVRALGADAVKIASIAVRTRPPGSFEVFAPSISVERGGAPTTLASQGAFETAGIGPEDIDVAQLQDTESGAEIMHMAENGFCADGEQEAWLAEGRTEIDGVLPVNTDGGCIACGEPIGASGLRQVYENVVQLCGRGGERQVPNMPKTAYSHVYGAPGLSAVAILER; translated from the coding sequence ATGAGGGACGTCTATATCATCGGAGCGGGCATCCACCCCTTCGGCCGGACCGAAGGCCGGTCGGGCCGCGACCAGGGCGTCTTCGCAGTCCGTCAGGCCCTGGCCGATACGGGACTCGACTGGGCCGATATCGAATGCGCCTATGGCGGATCTTCCGCGGCGGGATCGGCCGATATCATGGTCAACGAACTGGGTCTGACCGGCCTGCCGTTTATCAATGTCGCCAATGGCTGCGCGACGGGCGGCAGCGCACTTGCCGCGGCGCGCAACGCGGTCGCGGCCGGCGAATATGACATCGCGCTCGCGGTCGGTTTCGACAAGCATGAGCGCGGCGCGTTCAACGCCAAGCCCAAGGAATGGGGCCTGCCGGGCTGGTACGGCCAGACCGGCATGATGCTGACGACGCAATTCTTCGCGCTCAAGCTCCAGCGCTATATGCAGCTCCACGGGATCAGCCGCGAGACGCTCGGACGCGTCGCCGAAAAATCGTTTCGCAACGGCGAAAAAACCGATCACGCCTGGCGGCGCAGCCCCATCGATCTCGAGACGATCCTCCACGCGCCGGTCGTCAACGATCCGCTGACCAAATATATGTTCTGCTCGCCTGCCGAAGGCGGGGTCGCGCTGATCGTGGCGAGCGAAAAGAAGGTCCGCGCGCTCGGCGCCGATGCCGTGAAGATCGCCAGCATCGCGGTGCGCACGCGGCCGCCCGGATCGTTCGAGGTTTTCGCCCCTTCGATCAGCGTCGAGCGGGGCGGGGCGCCGACGACCCTGGCATCGCAGGGCGCGTTCGAGACTGCGGGGATCGGCCCGGAGGATATCGATGTCGCCCAGTTGCAGGATACCGAATCCGGCGCCGAGATCATGCATATGGCGGAAAACGGCTTCTGCGCCGATGGCGAACAGGAAGCATGGCTCGCCGAGGGCCGGACCGAGATTGACGGCGTGCTGCCGGTGAACACCGATGGCGGCTGCATCGCCTGTGGCGAGCCGATCGGCGCTTCGGGGCTGCGGCAGGTCTACGAGAATGTGGTGCAGCTGTGCGGCCGTGGCGGCGAGCGGCAGGTGCCGAATATGCCCAAGACCGCCTACAGCCATGTCTATGGCGCCCCGGGGCTTTCGGCCGTCGCGATTCTGGAGAGATAG
- a CDS encoding Zn-ribbon domain-containing OB-fold protein has product MSDTLEPIAPGLWTDIAEPQLIGGQRPDGEIVFPMPEGDAAEGLEPVTLSRTGTLWSWTRQDFRPKSPPYEGPEEFEPFLLGYVELPGEVIVETRIVDATLEELKLGMPMELAIVPFDDRRSTFAFRPEKSA; this is encoded by the coding sequence ATGTCCGATACGCTCGAACCGATCGCGCCCGGCCTCTGGACCGATATCGCCGAACCGCAGCTTATCGGCGGCCAGCGGCCCGATGGCGAGATCGTCTTCCCGATGCCGGAGGGCGATGCGGCCGAAGGCCTCGAACCCGTGACGCTGTCGCGGACAGGAACGCTCTGGTCGTGGACGCGCCAGGATTTCCGGCCGAAATCACCGCCTTATGAGGGGCCCGAGGAATTCGAGCCCTTCCTGCTCGGCTATGTCGAGCTGCCCGGCGAGGTGATCGTCGAGACCCGGATCGTCGATGCGACGCTCGAAGAGCTGAAGCTCGGCATGCCGATGGAACTGGCGATCGTGCCGTTCGACGACCGCCGCTCGACCTTCGCCTTCCGACCGGAGAAAAGCGCATGA
- a CDS encoding acyl-CoA dehydrogenase family protein produces MNFDLSEDQALFKATVERFLAPVDVEARRRIRAMDHGFDAQRWREAAELGLLALAADEQYGGIGGSIVDLAIVAEAMGRGIAVDPWLENGVLPLRLLNSTGLADHIASIVDGGRIAAFAFAEPDRRYNLTPQGTVAEVRGSDFVLSGEKRFVLGGAMADHLIVTAALDAETALFLVPADSDSVHRRGYRVVDGSEAAEIRFRDVTLPANARLDISEESLRSTIAEIQLLAGAEMTGLAGRLLDDTLAYVREREQFGVPIGSFQAIQHRLVDCYAAIEQMRSMLWRAALEPRTDAARWRTAMVGAKALIAEKAEHIAREAVQFHGGMGVTDELAIGHATKRVMLLARLFGDPAANLSEFAEAA; encoded by the coding sequence ATGAATTTCGACCTGTCCGAAGACCAGGCGCTGTTCAAGGCGACGGTCGAGCGGTTCCTCGCGCCGGTCGATGTCGAAGCGCGGCGCAGGATCCGGGCGATGGATCACGGGTTCGACGCACAGCGCTGGCGCGAGGCAGCCGAACTCGGGCTGCTGGCGCTTGCGGCCGATGAGCAATATGGCGGAATCGGCGGATCGATAGTCGATCTGGCGATCGTCGCCGAGGCGATGGGCCGCGGGATCGCCGTCGATCCCTGGCTCGAAAACGGCGTCTTGCCGCTCAGACTTCTCAACAGCACCGGCCTCGCCGACCATATCGCGTCGATAGTCGATGGCGGCCGGATCGCGGCCTTCGCCTTTGCCGAGCCCGATCGGCGATATAATCTCACGCCGCAGGGCACGGTCGCCGAGGTACGCGGTTCGGATTTCGTCCTTTCCGGCGAAAAACGTTTCGTTCTCGGCGGCGCGATGGCCGATCATTTGATCGTCACGGCCGCGCTCGACGCCGAAACCGCGCTTTTCCTGGTGCCGGCGGACAGCGACAGCGTGCATCGGCGCGGCTATCGCGTCGTCGATGGAAGCGAAGCCGCCGAAATCCGGTTCCGCGATGTCACGCTGCCCGCCAATGCGCGGCTCGACATATCCGAGGAATCGCTGCGCTCGACAATTGCCGAGATCCAGCTGCTCGCGGGCGCCGAGATGACAGGCCTTGCCGGCCGGTTGCTCGACGACACGCTCGCCTATGTGCGGGAACGCGAACAGTTCGGCGTGCCGATCGGCAGTTTCCAGGCGATCCAGCACCGGCTCGTCGATTGCTATGCGGCGATCGAGCAGATGCGGTCGATGCTGTGGCGCGCCGCGCTCGAACCGCGCACCGACGCAGCCCGGTGGCGGACCGCGATGGTGGGCGCCAAGGCGCTGATCGCCGAAAAGGCCGAGCATATCGCGCGCGAGGCGGTGCAGTTCCATGGCGGCATGGGCGTGACGGACGAACTCGCGATCGGCCATGCGACGAAGCGCGTCATGCTGCTCGCGCGGTTGTTCGGCGACCCGGCCGCCAATCTCTCCGAATTCGCGGAGGCGGCCTGA
- a CDS encoding acyl-CoA dehydrogenase family protein, giving the protein MDMDFSTEELAFREEVRAFLAAELPDRLREGAAQTPGVFVEPDIGLEWQRILHKKGWLATHWPEEDGGTGWSPTQRYIFEKECALAGAPGLSVLGLKLVGPVICRFGTPEQKARFLPRILSGEDYWCQGYSEPGSGSDLASLKTTARRDGDAYTINGSKIWTTHAHYANWIFCLVRTDPDARKQAGISFLLVPMDRDGISVSPILTLAGDHEVNAVFFDDAKTDMDNLIGEEGQGWTIAKFLLENERGGSCHAPRLLATIDRLALHAADTASGINGPMTHDPAFAARIAKLRLEAQALEVTELRILAELSKGREPGPQTSLVKLVSAQIHQAVDALAVDLFGYDGLQLPLERPLYGNEAPEPVGSRQAQIAAPAYLNSRAWSIFGGSDEVQKNIIAKTVLGL; this is encoded by the coding sequence ATGGATATGGATTTTTCGACCGAGGAACTGGCGTTTCGCGAGGAGGTGCGCGCCTTCCTCGCCGCGGAACTGCCCGACCGGCTGCGCGAGGGCGCGGCACAGACTCCCGGCGTGTTCGTCGAACCCGATATCGGCCTCGAATGGCAGCGCATCCTCCACAAAAAGGGCTGGCTCGCCACGCATTGGCCCGAAGAGGATGGCGGTACGGGCTGGAGCCCGACCCAGCGCTATATCTTCGAGAAGGAATGCGCGCTGGCCGGCGCGCCGGGCCTGTCGGTGCTGGGCCTCAAGCTGGTCGGCCCGGTCATCTGCCGCTTCGGCACGCCCGAGCAGAAGGCGCGCTTCCTTCCCCGGATCCTCTCGGGCGAGGATTATTGGTGCCAGGGCTATTCGGAACCGGGCAGCGGCTCCGATCTCGCCTCGCTCAAGACGACCGCCCGGCGCGACGGCGACGCCTATACGATCAACGGCTCCAAGATCTGGACGACCCACGCCCATTACGCAAACTGGATCTTCTGCCTCGTGCGCACCGACCCCGACGCGCGCAAACAGGCGGGGATCAGCTTCCTCCTCGTGCCGATGGACCGAGACGGCATCAGCGTGTCGCCGATCCTGACCCTGGCGGGCGATCATGAGGTCAATGCGGTCTTTTTCGACGACGCGAAAACGGACATGGACAATCTGATCGGCGAGGAAGGCCAAGGCTGGACGATCGCGAAATTCCTGCTCGAGAACGAACGCGGCGGCTCCTGCCACGCGCCGCGCCTGCTTGCAACGATCGACCGGCTGGCGCTGCACGCCGCGGACACGGCGTCCGGGATCAACGGTCCGATGACCCACGATCCGGCTTTTGCGGCGCGGATCGCCAAGCTGCGGCTCGAGGCCCAGGCGCTCGAGGTCACCGAACTCCGGATACTCGCCGAGCTTTCCAAGGGTCGCGAGCCCGGCCCGCAGACCTCGCTGGTCAAGCTCGTGTCGGCGCAGATTCATCAGGCGGTCGACGCACTGGCCGTCGACCTGTTCGGCTATGACGGGCTGCAACTGCCCCTGGAGCGGCCGCTTTACGGCAACGAGGCGCCCGAACCCGTCGGCAGCCGACAGGCGCAGATCGCCGCGCCCGCCTATCTCAACAGCCGGGCCTGGTCGA
- a CDS encoding ThuA domain-containing protein yields the protein MAERIDAHFVAAGKYHDIDFARLEILKLLAEHPQIRTTVACDYADTERLAQCQFLVTYTCDLMPGEAEAAAIRSWLEQGGKWLALHGTNSILRFTETGVDCPDERPEVMEMLGTQFKAHPPIGPFTVEVADKDHEFTRGIDDFEVVDELYLSKTTAEIDTLMQTRFEGEATGFVDADWPETVVPILYTRDIGKGRIVYNTLGHCRGHYDLPDMEPFYTHPERCAWDYPVYYDLLRRGLGWAMRTGG from the coding sequence ATGGCCGAACGGATCGACGCGCATTTCGTTGCCGCGGGCAAATATCACGATATCGATTTCGCTCGGCTCGAGATCCTCAAGCTGCTCGCCGAGCATCCGCAAATCCGCACCACCGTCGCCTGCGACTATGCCGATACGGAGCGGCTCGCCCAGTGCCAGTTCCTCGTCACCTATACCTGCGACCTGATGCCGGGCGAGGCGGAGGCCGCGGCGATCCGGAGCTGGCTGGAACAGGGTGGCAAATGGCTGGCGCTGCACGGCACCAATTCGATCCTGCGCTTTACCGAGACCGGCGTCGACTGCCCCGACGAGCGGCCCGAGGTGATGGAAATGCTCGGCACCCAGTTCAAGGCGCATCCGCCGATCGGGCCGTTCACGGTCGAAGTCGCGGACAAGGATCACGAATTCACGCGCGGCATCGACGATTTCGAGGTCGTCGACGAGCTCTATCTCTCCAAGACGACGGCCGAGATCGACACGTTGATGCAAACCCGCTTCGAAGGGGAAGCGACGGGTTTTGTCGACGCCGACTGGCCCGAAACCGTCGTGCCCATCCTTTACACGCGCGATATCGGCAAGGGCCGGATCGTCTACAACACGCTCGGCCATTGCCGCGGCCATTACGATCTGCCGGACATGGAGCCGTTCTACACACATCCCGAGCGCTGCGCCTGGGACTATCCGGTCTATTACGACCTGCTGCGGCGGGGGCTCGGCTGGGCAATGCGGACGGGGGGCTGA
- a CDS encoding SDR family NAD(P)-dependent oxidoreductase, with protein sequence MGRMEGKVALISGGAEGIGGTVGRLFVAEGGRVMLGDVQADKAAALADELGENAASVELDVRDLDAWEKAVAAAVDRFGKLTTLCNVAGISEPGGVTEVELDSWQRTIDINLNGTFNGCRAAIPAIAESGEPGAVVNVGSMLALRAGGGFAAYCASKAAVTALTKTIALDCAAKGLPIRANTVHPGAIRTPMFERYLEALPGSTEEVEAMFAANHPMGRIGEAEEVAKAILFLASDEASFTSGVDLTVDGAGTIRE encoded by the coding sequence ATGGGACGCATGGAGGGCAAGGTCGCGCTGATTTCGGGCGGCGCCGAGGGGATCGGCGGGACGGTCGGACGGCTGTTCGTCGCGGAAGGCGGCCGCGTGATGCTCGGCGACGTGCAGGCCGACAAGGCGGCGGCTCTGGCCGACGAACTGGGCGAGAATGCCGCTTCGGTCGAACTCGATGTCCGCGATCTCGACGCGTGGGAGAAGGCGGTCGCCGCGGCCGTCGATCGGTTCGGCAAGCTGACGACCCTGTGCAACGTAGCGGGAATATCCGAGCCGGGCGGCGTGACCGAAGTCGAGCTCGACAGCTGGCAGCGGACGATCGACATCAATCTGAACGGCACCTTCAACGGCTGCCGCGCCGCCATCCCGGCGATCGCCGAGAGCGGCGAACCGGGCGCCGTCGTCAATGTCGGTTCGATGCTCGCCTTGCGCGCAGGCGGCGGGTTCGCCGCCTATTGCGCCTCCAAGGCCGCCGTTACCGCGCTGACCAAGACCATCGCGCTCGATTGCGCGGCCAAGGGCCTGCCGATCCGTGCGAACACCGTGCATCCCGGCGCGATCCGCACGCCGATGTTCGAACGCTATCTCGAAGCGCTGCCGGGCAGCACCGAGGAAGTCGAGGCGATGTTCGCCGCCAACCATCCGATGGGCCGGATCGGCGAGGCCGAAGAGGTGGCCAAGGCGATCCTCTTCCTTGCATCCGACGAAGCGAGCTTTACGAGTGGAGTCGACCTCACGGTCGACGGTGCGGGGACGATCAGGGAGTAG